The window CGAGAAAGTCGTTTTGAAGTGGCATGATTGCATGAATATGTGCAActgaggcctttgaatgctccagtatgaagggtgatttggttcagattgaaggagctaaaagaggcaGGGGTacgcctaaaatgactctagcagaagtggtgaggaaagacatacattaatgtaagactagaacctgaataggtctaatcctaggcaggatcaaataaaaaaccctccaataaacaagatcatatgagggaaccaagaggacaatgggaactaaaaatagggggtggaaactcaaatgagggaacaatttccttggttgaagtaacaaataaaaaaaaaaataaattgtaacctgttgaagcaacaatgatcttgatgtaataatcttcaaaaaatcgatgtgacaatcagttgaaagaaatcccagcagcttgtagTACTCTTAAACTCAATTTAATTGAAATTAggatttggaatcaagaaccaatggaaggggatggggaaagatggggttggctatctcagcctaggcatctcacccatcctatctcaggattttcacaaaggttTTAactaatatttcattaatcaaattcgtgtacaatgctggtcTCCcgtacaaacttatatagaagactcaaaaatagacttagacactaaaaaggaaaggcctaaccctatccttaactaataagttaacttaaattaattaagagagtgaaataataaagaaaatagactcaaaataggactctaactaaacgaATAAAgtattttcctactttctacccatattttaggctcattaaattagtcaattacaaaataaacccatgggatcaaagtcccaatacatatatgaccctacccaaagcttatttctacTAAAATAATTCCTAAGCGACTTATCTTCATCATACATAGCTTAGgaccatggtacaaaatttcgcgacATATTgtcgaaatttcggtaatttcgacagTACCGATatgagatgggcttccgaaatgaaaaaaggtCAAATTTCGTAGATATTTCGGAATCTTTTgtagaaatactgtgtattgagcagtatatttcggtaaatttcgtagaaatactatgtgtattgagtattaaactattgactattatgaagtttatgagttatgacttatgcacttatgactttatgagtttaaactttaaagtttaaactaaaggctacatttgattttatttttgtttcattactttgtttagatttcttattatgtcttttagtacttaaacaatatgtagttaactattttatacatcagggtccgaccgtatacagtcaatcaagggtgcaaacccaaaacaccactttgagttcattttttttgcaatattaaggtgtaaatgtgtttatttagcttaaataagggtgtacatgaagtatcaggccttaatatggccaaaaacccatcgagatggagtgccgaaatatggcagaaaaaataccatatttcggtatatttcggatatctcggtaggcctgagataccgatatatcgcgagatattgaactatgcttaggactagtaacaagtatgactatgaatagagctaattggagaacaatgatccatgtagcagaccccatttagttgggataaggctgaggattaatttaaattttttttttgaactttgaCTTTGCCTGTGTTAATTACAAGCCAAAAGCCCTTCCATGCCCTACCCCAAGGGGGTTTTTGATCTGCGGCTTTTGACTAATATGTTTTGTAAAAAATATTTCACAATGCTTTTTCTAACCAAGTGTAAGGGTGTCAACCAGTTTCGGTCGGGCCTAATCAGCCACCCTCTATTTAAGAGCTTGCACCATTCCCAACCGGTTATGTAATCAGGCCTTCAGATGCTAGGCATGGATACGGTAACATTCGGTCGGTCAGTCAGTCACCGGGCCATAATCGGGCTTTGTATAATCTCTGCAAGATCAGACAAAGAAATAGCCGGTGTCATCACTTGCTAAAAATAGCAGATTGGTGGAGTTCTGGCAAAGTTTTTCCTGTTCTTTGGTGATCTTCTTGATGATCAAATTCAATAGCATTTTAGAGATCGACACAAGAATTCCAAAGCTTAGTTTCCAGATATGAAGCTTTTCGGATTTCGTCAATATAGAAAcggagagagaaaaaacaaaggaaatatgAGAATATGAGATCAAACCTTTAGGCTTTAGCAGCAATGGAAGCTGCACCGCTGCATAACAGACAAGATTGTCCCACTAAGAGCTCTTAGCCTCTCACCAATTTGAGGAGGTGGAAGCTTTGTTGCTGTGGAACAGACGAGATCATCCCAGTAATAGCTCTCCGCCTCTCACCATTCAAGGAGAGTTTCAGACTTTCGGTTGAGAAATAAGAAATTGGGGTTTGTGATGGAGCAGGAGTTTAATACTTTAGTGGTCCTGTGACTTCTGTCGGTCGACATCcattaaatatataatatattatatatcaatatatatcaCACTCAcgtccatatatatatatatatatatataaaatttgttATATATCAATATGTGTATCACACCTATGGAGTTTAATGTTTTAATGCTTAAGTCATTCTGCCGCTTCAATAAAAAAGTCATTCGGTCACATCTTTCGGTCAGGTCAGTCGGGTGACCGTCGATCTCCTATTATGCACCGGAACGACCGAATAATAATCGGTTGGTTCCTGAGCCCTGCACATTTACAAATCGGTTGTGTCGGTTTCTGTCTTTGACCGGTCGGCCTTACCGGTGCGGGCCAGTTAGTGAAACCCCTAATCAAGTTTAATATATATGTTTGCTGTCTGttgcacattttttttaaaatcattatGCTTTCCATCCTTCTATATGGTGTTTTTATGTTTATACTACCCCCCTCCCAATTTTTAAATTAAGTTTTACTGTTTCCCTGAAATTTATTTGCACTAGGTGTAGGTATGGAATTCAAAATTATGTGTACAATTTCTAgaacctttatttatttatttgtgatACTCCCCCtgcccaccccccacccccccctaaaaaaaaagaaaaagaaaaaaagaaaagggaaaggaaacTTAATTTGAATGTGGCAATTCAAAAGAAGCAAGTCTAAAGAAGTGGAGATGCATGGTTGTTTGGTTTAATTAATTGTTAATCTGAAATCGAAATTAACTCCAATATCTTTTTGTTCCTTGCATATATTTTTGAGataggagaaggaaagaaatttgTAATCATGGGTTAATGAAAGAAGACAAGAATAATAGGTGACAATTTTGTGAGGTTCGGGGGGCCAATTCCCCCTTCGTAGTACCAAAAAAATGAGATTCTTGCCTACTCTGAGTTTGCTGCTCCAACCATTACCAAGCTATGATGAAAAATAGGTGCTTCTGTAGCGTATGATGAAAAATAGGCTGAGTTGTAAAATATGATGTTAGAAATTAGAATTTGCACATGTGGTTCTTTGAAGGCTGCACCTTTAGCCCACTCTCATGAGTccaacaaagagaagagaagtatTTAGAAAGCTCAAAAAATGGAATCTTACCTTTACAGAGCAAGAGCTAAAAACTACCATGTTATAGAAAGAACTTTGAACTGCTAGTCAAACAATTAATTGATGGACACTCCTCAGTCTCTGATATTTCTTTGAGTTTGTTGGAGAAAAGTTCTAATTGGCTTGATTATCTGAAGGTCATTGAGAAAGTTAGTCGGGCCAGAATGTATGATGCTTTTGAAGTTCTCtagttgtttatttttttggtaaagaagtTCTCTAGTTGTTTACATTATGCAACTTTTGACTCTTTTTTTCAGGCTGTTCCCTATCAAAACTTTAGAACTCAACATCAGATTTAATAAACTGTTAAATATTACCATCCATCTGAAATCTTGTCTGATTGTTCAACAATGGCACTTGGCTGTGGATTAAATCTTGTAATTGTCATTTGGATTTGCTAGGTTTATCTTGTAATTTAATATATTCTTAGATGGTTGTAGGCCCCCAATGTTCAACTTCTCATTTTTGTTGAAATTGTTTATTCATGTTGCAATGAATGGATAGGGAAAAGCAATGAAGGATGCAGAAGCAAAAGGATTCAACCCAGGTCTAATAGTTCTGCTTCTTGTTGTGGGCTTATTATTGGTCTTCCTTGTTGGAAATTATGTCCTTTACATATATGCTCAGAAGACAGTTCCACCAAGGAAAAAGAAGCCTGtctccaaaaagaaaatgaagagggAAAGGCTGAAGCAAGGAGTCTCAGCACCAGGAGAGTAGATTGAACTGAGAGTAGTAAACTGAACCGTAGGccttaatttgttttatttctctatGTTGACTGCTACATTAAGATTTTCCCTTTCTTGATGTCGGTTACCAATATTAAGACAAAATTTGAGTTCTTTGGATTGATAATGATTTTAGTTGGAAATCTTATAACTCTAGCAAGAGCAGGAATATGAACAAACATCACAGCCTGTGCTTCCTTGGGCAAGTACTTTCAGGCCATGAGCTAACATAAGATGGCGAGAGAGTAGCATTAGTGTAGCCGTCCCCTTTCCCGAGCATGAAGCCTAAGATTTAAGCGTAAACACCTAAGATTAAGTCTCTCAATTGGAATATAGATGAGATCAGAGGTGCAATCATGATCAGAGATGCAATCATTGGGGGCAAGTCTCTCAATTGGAATGTAGATGAGATCAGAGATGCAATCATTGGGGCAAACGATGCAATAGCTTCGGTTCTGGGCTGGGAGCCATGCCAACCAAAGGCTAGTTCCTCCATGCAGTCTTGATGCCTAATTGGCTGGCATTTTATGACCTGTGGAACGTGTATGTTGATTATGAACTGGTTAGAAACTTAAGGTATCTTTATCTCTAAGTATATCTATCTATGGGTGGTCATTGAGGATGAAACCCTATAAAAATGATTGCCCCACAGCATGTGTAAGCTCTCTTCGGCTCTTCCTCTCAAGTGTCGGGTTGATGAGGTTACACAGTAACCAGTTCcactgggattttttttttggggggggggggggggtggggggttgtgGTGGGGTGGAGGAATTTAGCTCATCCCCAGTATGCTCAGGGTGTTGCTAGCTGTTGGGCTATGCTATAAGAATGTGTGTCGAGATATGTGCAGCACAGCTCAATCGTTGGATGCCCCTGGGAGCTAGGCTCCTTGGAGACTATCCTGATCCCCCGGGTTAGCGAAGTTCACCGAAGGAAGACTTGGATTTGAATGGCTGGGCAATTCCATTGAAACCACTTGTTTTTATCATGTATGTGTTTTTTCCATTGATTTTTCGTTGTTAATAGTCCGTTCTTGGACTTTTTTGTGCAATCTTTAGAATTTTATTCTGAAAACTAGTCAGTCAAATTGGACTGAAAACGGTctcatgatgatgttgatgtgGGTGTCCTATCAAATAGTTGGGGTGCTATAAAACAGGGACACTGGTGCTGAAAGCCAGCGCCCACTAAGCAAGCTTTAATCGAC is drawn from Telopea speciosissima isolate NSW1024214 ecotype Mountain lineage chromosome 1, Tspe_v1, whole genome shotgun sequence and contains these coding sequences:
- the LOC122656272 gene encoding DNA-binding protein S1FA-like isoform X1 — encoded protein: MSEDFDFADKVPPSFDRMGKAMKDAEAKGFNPGLIVLLLVVGLLLVFLVGNYVLYIYAQKTVPPRKKKPVSKKKMKRERLKQGVSAPGE
- the LOC122656272 gene encoding DNA-binding protein S1FA-like isoform X2; translated protein: MSEDFDFADKGKAMKDAEAKGFNPGLIVLLLVVGLLLVFLVGNYVLYIYAQKTVPPRKKKPVSKKKMKRERLKQGVSAPGE